Proteins found in one Triticum aestivum cultivar Chinese Spring chromosome 4D, IWGSC CS RefSeq v2.1, whole genome shotgun sequence genomic segment:
- the LOC123098104 gene encoding NHP2-like protein 1: MSQETVNPKAYPLADSQLTITILDLVQQAANYKQLKKGANEATKTLNRGISEFVVMAADTEPLEILLHLPLLAEDKNVPYVFVPSKQALGRACGVTRPVIACSVTSNEGSQLKQPIQSLKDAIEKLLI, encoded by the exons ATG AGTCAGGAGACGGTCAACCCCAAGGCCTACCCGCTGGCGGACTCGCAGCTGACGATAACGATCCTCGACCTCGTCCAGCAGGCCGCCAACTACAAGCAGCTCAAGAAGGGCGCCAACGAAG CGACCAAGACTCTCAACAGGGGAATATCGGAGTTCGTGGTGATGGCAGCTGACACGGAGCCGCTGGAAATCCTCCTCCACCTCCCGTTGCTCGCGGAGGACAAG AATGTGCCATATGTCTTTGTCCCTTCAAAGCAAGCCCTTGGGCGTGCTTGTGGAGTGACTAGGCCGGTCATTGCTTGCTCAGTGACCAGCAACGAGGGTAGCCAGCTGAAACAGCCCATTCAGAGTCTTAAG GATGCTATCGAGAAGCTTCTCATATGA